The genomic stretch ttttttttcttctaggggtaaaacactgaaaatctgggggaaaaaaaaccctgGTTGATCAGAAAAAAAGAGGAAAGGGAAGAGAGAATGGGATTTTCTATTTATCCAGAGAACCTAcccatcacacacacatacgagtctataaggcagaaaaaaaagaaaaaaagacacaTGCAATGACTTCCTGAAGCAGAGGTGCACAGAAGGGACTAGGAAGAAAATGGGCTATTATTATGACATAGTACCTTACAGCACAGCTAAGATATGGAGAGCTTCAATATTTCATCGCTGATAACGAcacagcagtggtgaaatactgtgAAAATGCACCCAATGGATTCTACACTCTGCCCACAGACACAGTATTACGCGGCTCTCCTTAACTGCTGTTCAGATTGCCAGCCATGAACATTTTTGCAGCATTATCTGGAAAACGGTGAAGGACATTAAACGCCGTTCTTAATTAAGATGTAGTACTGGTGCTGTAAGGGACTAGCTGGCTTATCCTTATACATCGGAGATGATAAAGGAGGACAAGATCTGATGTGAATGTAAATCGAAGTAGAGAATTGTAATAAATGGAACAAGGTGTCTCATGGGAGCAGGCCTCATGTCAGCCGATCTACGGAGCATAAAATCAGCGgcattaataatacatgcaatgTTGGTAGTCACAACTTCTGAAATGTATGGTCAGGGTACCCTAACaagcactgcacagacactGCTATTTATCTGAAATGTATGGTCAGGGTACCCCAACaagcactgcacagacactGCTATTTATCTGAAATGTATGGTCAGGGTACCCTAACaagcactgcacagacactGCTATTTATCTGAAATGTATGGTCAGGGTACCCTAACAAGCACTGCATAGACACTGCACAGACACTGCTATTTATCTGAACTGAATGGTCAGGGTACCCTAACaagcactgcacagacactGCACTCTTAGGTTCAGCAAGAGTAATTTTTCAACTCGACGACTTGCCATTCATTATTTAACCTAATTTGTAACGGGATAATGACAAATTATTTCAGTCATTCACAGTTAAAACTGCATTCGCTCACATTCCTCTTATCTAAAGATTTGTGTCTTAGGGGCTgttatttcacaattacttctgGGCCATGGCAAAAATCAAGTTaacagtatttttttaattgatttgAGAACAAACCACAAAACAGGGGAAAACAGACCATTAACTGAGCATTATAATTTTGCCTATTTGAGTTTTGTCAGGCCATTTAATCCAACATGAAATATAaacattcttttaaaattatAACATGGAATTTATAAACCGGTCTTGTCATCGTGACttcaatacaaaaatgtaataatatataatttttaGAAGGGGAACATGATGAAAAGTGCCACTGTCGATACGTTCCTCTCCATAAAATTCTATCAGATACTCTATCCATTTAGTTGGATCATCAAAAGACAACCCCATTTAGAagcccaacccccccaccatgtACTTTACTGGGGACaggcccaaaaaaaaaaaacaaaaaaaaaaaaacaggcagtaTCAACAGTccataaaagaaaatatatatatatatgtaaaaggCTTTTAAAGAGGATGCGaaggaccaaaaaaaaaaattaatcaaaaccaaaaataataaaaaataaacatcacTGTAATCTGGGGTAGCTCTTGCAGAGTTCATGGTCCCTGATGTCTCCCCAGCCTCCATTCTTCACGTGGGGTGACAGCCCACCTGCAGGCTGTTTCTTGTTGACGAACAACATCTTTGGGAACAACTGGTTACTGCTGCTCTGAAGGACGCTCTCGATTTTAGCCTTCTGGCTGGACGGCATGCAGGCCTTCTTGTGGTGCATCCCACAGTCCCCTGCATGGAAAATGCGGGGGGCCTCGCTTATCATCACCTTCCAGAACGTCGGCAGACAGTTCACCGTTAGGTACTGCAGCGACCAGTCCCAGTTGTAGTCGTCGTAAGTGCAGAATATATCCGTGCACTGGATGAGCTTCTGGTAGGTCTCCCTGTACATGGCCATTCCCATGTTGTGCTCTGTAGACTTCCAAACCTTCACCTCCACTTTGTTGATCTTGCTGGAATAGCCAGTGTGACTGTAGGTTCCTAGTGACAAGATGTCACATTCTGGGCACTGCTCGCTCTTGAGAGACTCCATCATCTTCAGGACATGGTAGAAGTCTGGTGACAGGTAATGATCCTCCTCAATGAGTAGTACCAGACCACTGTGGTCTTTTAGGACTTTGACCCTCTCCCACACAAAGTGCAGCTTCCACCACCAGTGGTGTTTAGTCTGGGAGAACCTGGCTTCTCTGTAGTGGCCAAAAGAATCAGGGTACTCTGCATTGATGCACCCCAACTTTAAGGCATCTTTCTTGGGAATGTCTCTGGGGCAGTCTTTGGGGTCATTTCCTGGAAACTCGTGCGGGTAAAGTTGGATGCTGAAGGGAAAGAAGATCTGAAGGACTTGGCAGAAATTGACAGAAGCAACTACTTGGTTGACCTCCGGCGACCAGTAATCATGGCTAAATATTAGCAGTATGTTCTCAATGCCCTTCACCTTCCGAAGAGACTCGACGAGCAGCTTCAAATACTCGGGCCGGTTGTGAACCTGGACGACCACCACCAGATCATCCTTCTGTCGCATTTTGAATTTTTCCTCATTCCTGATGGTCTGGTCAAAGTTCAGCTGAAACACGATTCCCCTATAGACTAGTGTCATGTTGTCAACCTCAGGCCGCACCACCTTCTCGGCCTGCGTCTCATTGTATGACCTCCTGAGCCCGGGAGTCGCCTGCGGTCGGCTGCCCCTGCCTGCCTCTGGCTCCTTAGCGAACACGTCGGCTTTCTTCTGCTTGCCGCTGCTCCAGAAGGCGAAGCCGCAAGCGAGCACCACCAGGGTCAGTATGAACACCTTCCTCTTATAGATTCGGAATCTCATGGCAGGTGGAATTCCAGGGCGACACTGACCGATTGAATAGGAATCGGGGctgctgggggggcggggagagggGGCGGAGGTTTCAGGAGAAAGCTGCCCTTAAGAAAGTGAAAGGAtggctgtgttttttttccttacttTAGATTCTTGGAAtgttgtaaacatggatccgtTTAAAACGTCAGTGGAGCCAAACATATCTCGCGGGATGTGTTCTTCGCTAAACTCACGGGAGCCTGGCAGTATGCATCAAGATACGGCAACGGAAAACCTCTGAAAAGACAAAAGAATGGAAAGTTAATGCATGATTTTGTCATAGGGCTGGGTTCATTTTATCCATTTCAGAATGTTAGAAACAAAGACTGGAAAATCTTTCAAAACATTTTCCCTTCTACCGCAAAAACAAGCCATAGGGACTGTTCCGTTTACATGTGTGTTATTAGCTATATAAACATTAGTAATGATTTGTCATAGCTGTACGACTATTGTGTGTCATACAGTAGGTATTGGGCCTAGAGGCACAAACAAGCTTTGTGTTATGTTTATAGATGTTGTGACCTATATACAAAATGAATACATGTGCCATCCAATCACAAATGTTCCCGAGTTGAACTTTAGCATTTCATAAACACCCAGGAACCTATGAAGCCCTACAGCTAAGGATCTGAACTGGAGCATTTAGGCCTCAAGTCTCCCACCTGAGGAGAAATTCCcaattgactttttttttttttaaatttgaagaCACTGGTCAATAGCAGACAATTCGGAAACACATTATGCTGACATCGATCCCAATACTtgaagaagaaaagaaaaatacaggGGGTTTGAGGGTTTGGCAAATTCTCCTCCCCACACATATACaacaagtttgaacagaagcttCTGCCGAAACAGGATGACTGAGAACAAAGACTCGCTTTGCAGTTCAAGGTAAGCTTAAGGTTCCTTGGGATCAATGTCATTTCAGtccttattttattctttttttattttaatatttattaatttatttagttttaaaagTGTTTCATTTAGTTCTATTTAAGTTTTAGTTTTTGACCATTTTTATATCAGTTTGTATTTTTAATGAGCtgaataatgtttatttttagtttCATTTTAGGTGCAGAACAGACGCCTGTTCTGTGTGGAAGTTACATTGTGTTTGCTCTGGATGCCAATTGGATACCCGGTCTGTGTGGAAGTTACATTGTGTTTGCTCTGGATGCCAACTGGACAGCCCTACCTAACTTTGTACAGACCTGAAGTTTAAATATTGGCGAATAGTGGGACAAATGCCCATATATTCTTCAAAAATTAAGATCGGCTGACACCGTTATCTAAAGCCATAAATAGTACATCTCTAAGTTCTTGTCATTTTCAGCGGTCCCTAAGCCTGAAACATAGTTTAATCTCCCGAatgcaaatgcatttttgcCTATTTGAGATGCTTATCATAGGCTACACTCACtgtcatttttttaaaagtagGGACGCCTGGGAGGTGGTAGCTTATAAACAGACTTTAAACTCAAAACTAAAAGTTAAAAACAGAAACCAAaaatttgtgtgtgtttatttcagtttgttTTGGAGTTTGTTTTAATTTCAGTTTGGTTTTCCTTCTCACTTACACATTtagttttgttttaattttgatGAACAAAATGCTTTTATCgcattaatttttgtatttcttAACGATAATAACCTTGCCTGAGACATGAAATGGTTTTACTGATAAACAAAACTATACTTTTTTGAGCAGACTGAGTGATTGCATATTAAAATGAATTCATTTAAATTCTAAAGTGtaagtttatttttaattataatcATTATCAATGAATTTTAGCAGACAAGAAACTAATTCATTGTGTACCAAAGACCATTAGCTAAcagcatttttactttataaatatttaatgtttCCTCCCTGCAGAAAAGTTCTGTCTATGACACCTGTTCTTTGGCACGTCGTGTTTGCTCACTGCCAACTAATCTAACTATGGAGAGAGACTGTGCAGGAGCCCATTAAAAGCACTGCCAGTCAGCCTCGTCAGTCCCTGCTCTCAGTACTCTGAAGTACATTCAAGGCAAATTCACTACACAACTTTCTTTTTAAAACATGCACGAACAGGTAATCGCCAGAGCTGTGTAACGCATATGCTTTATCAGATGTACAGCACTGAAGGCGAAATTTGAACTGTGTCGATGTGCGTCATTAGCCACATGAATAGACGGGCAGGGCTGGCATCCTTTATGAACGCACGTGTAAATAACAACCTGAATAATGAACATAACAAAAACGGATTTTGTAaactacaacaaaaaaaaaaacacaactaaaAGACGCACATATGCACTGCATTGCTATGCAGTTAGAAAAATGTTACCAAACGTCAGTACACGTTAGCGTGCCTTGAGATGCACTTTCACTCGATACAAAAATGGTTGGTCTCCCATCAAGTGCAAATGCCGATCTTCTTCCCTTTAGATCCACGATGGAGGAGCAGGGCCTGTTGGCCATCAGCTGCGGGAGATCGACTACCCCCCGACTCTTCTGGACGAATGCACGCACGCTTTATACTAACAACTTATTCATTTAACAGAACATTTTACATTAAACTCCTAAAACTTGCATTTTTAAAAGACTGGATACATTAAATATACTCATTCATTTGTCACCTGAAGCTATTTAATGAAAAAGCTGCCATAATCTCTCTGAAAAGTAATTTACTGGGGAACAAGTTATGCATTAAATTCCAGCGAAATAAACTACTTAAGCTGTCCGAGCATAGCGCATATATTCTGCGGTTATATCCTCAGAGCAATCTCTCGAGTAATTTCTATTAAATCATTTATCTATGCATGTGTGCAACTTGTGCATTTCTTCATGCCAGAGGGGAATCCacgaaaaaaaatctgtcagcACAAGCTTTACTCGATTTCAAACGATTTTACAACCATAATGGACGTTTAAGTCACAGCCAGATCAGTGAAGGGTATTTCGGCACAAAAGGGCTGTCGTACCAAGCAGCTGTCAATTTCAAAGCGGTCTAATAACGAAATTCAATTTGCGTGACATATGTAAACACTtttatgaacatgaagggaaacTGATACTTAACCGGATCAAATTTAACATAATCCTGGACAGCACTAATGCATTTCATTTATTGGTTACGAATTTAAAACATTGTCATTCAATCACTGAAATAGGAACTGGACCAGCGCCTGAATTAAATTAATGAGAATTAAACCAAATAACTAGTGAGAAGTATTACATATTCAGGACTCATTGCGCCAGAAGGTTTTGACTTTTATAACCATCTTAATCCCACGTCAAATCGAGCCAGAAAACCAAGTAATGATGCATTGCAttaaaaaaatgcacaaaatcTAATTTCTTTGCCAACTACAACTCACTAAAGCTCCCGAAGATTTTCCAAACAAACGGCTTTGAGGGCAAGATCAGGCAACTAATTTCCACGAAACGTTCATTTACCTTGCCTTAGCTCCGAGCCATCTTGTTGCTTCCTATTTCTAGTTGGCAGTATGCAGTAATTACAAAGTGCATCCACGCTAAGCACACGCTTGTAGTCAATTCCCCGACCTGCAAAGCACATTTCGACCACTCCGTGAGCGTCTCGGTCCGATAAGGTCTGCGAGATCTGCTGGATCTACTAGATTTACCAGATCCATGACACGGCGGAGCCGCAGCCGCAAAAAACGCTACCTCAGGTGTCAACTCGTGTAACACTCGCACGATCGCAGGCGGCTAGTTAACCCTAAACACCGGACCACGATAACTAGCTTAGCTAGCTGCCAGCTTCCGCAAGATCCCACCGTGCCGCAGTCGGGTACCTCGGCTAAAAGGCGCCGTGTTTCTCCCCCGCGGCTGATTAGCGGAACTCCGCCGGGCGATGCTCGCGATCCTCTTCCATTCTTCAGcccttttttttcctcctctccTCCGCCGGATTCCGCCTTCCCGAAAAACAGGCGGAGCCGCGCCGACGATGACCTCcgtatcccacaatgcaccgcACTCTCCCTGGAACTGGAGGGAGCGGCTTTGTGCGGGATAGCGATGACGTCACGATCCTTTCGCAGTCGCACCGCGTCTCCGTTTCAAACCCCTTTTTGTCGTTACCCGTCAGACGGGAATGATCCGGGTTACCTGTCTGTGCGGCCGGGTACCCGCAAAACTGCTGAAAGTACCTTTGTGACAATGTTTGGATGttattgtgcaaaaaaataaaatcatgttTACCTCGGAGCTGTTTTATATATAGGTACTACTGACCATTTTAATTATTTGGGTTCCGATCAGATTGTATACTTATGTGATAATATTGCCCGACATCTATTACATCAGCAAGTCCACAATCCCTTAAAATAATCCACCATTAAATCTCCTTAATTTTTACTTAGCATTATTTTGGCACTATGTAAAACTTCGAGGCGCACACTAAAGCAATGTTTCTCCCATCATTATTCAATGGTCGGGTTTATTGTAATGGAAATACCCATATTTGTTCTGTATATTAAACATTACAAGTGTGAGATTGGCACCACCTAGCGCGTAACAGTAATATTGCAGGCTCAATTTGAATCATTGTAAAAAATAACTTCTCGTCTTCAAATGAGTAGCTAGATTTGTCATCAGAAAATGATGAAGTACTTGTCAAAAACGAGTCGGCcagaaaaggggggaaaaaaaaaatcttcagacagatgaatcatgaaaatataatcaAAGAAATCAAACAAGCATTGCTTTAAAATTCATTTcaaatattttcttttatttaatatCTGACAAATACATTATTGATTAGAAAAAATTCATTGACACATATACAAACCACAAAAAGTATACCGACTCCTCAAATCAATCTTGTAAACCATTTTCAGAGCTTGTACAACCAAAACTAGTTCAACATAACATAACATTGCATGGAATATATTCTCAACTGGTTTAATGTTGGAGTGCTTTGATTCTACAGGAATAAAAGTTCTCTAAAACTACCTAAAACAAACATTCCTGAACTgaacaaaacagaaaatacTCATTTCGAACCAAACTTGTGCATTTTTAGGCAAGTCATTTCCTTAAGCATGAGTAAAGTCCTTCGCCTTAATCATTCACATTTATTTCCAGTAAGTcttaccacaaaaaaaaaagtcaaaaactGGAAAAGAAGTTCACACCAGGGTTGCAAAACAACTAAAGATTTTTTATAGTTATGCATGCCTCTGTGGCTGGTGAGTCAACCGGACATAAATGTGTCACAGCCAGAAGCCTGCCCCTTATTCGTCATAGAAGGTGGGAAGTCTGCCTCGGCCCCAAGAGGTCGGCATATACCATTACTGCTGAACTAAACTCTGGCCCTCGGCCTCGGCCATCACCTGACTCCACGCCGCAGGCAGATGTCCAGGAACTGGGAGTAGCAAGCCAGCGAGCAAAAGTAGCGTTGCACAGGAGCTTCTGTGCTCCCCATGTCGTCCACCAGGACCACCATGTGGGACACCAGGTGCAGGTTCATACTGACCACCATCTGGATGAAGGCATCCACTACTGTCCGGCCACAGTCACAGGTCTTTGCCAGTTCCAGCTCTTTGCAGAGATGAGCAGGGATAAGGTGGGGCCCAAAGGGGattctgcagacagacacacccaTGGGAACCAATGCTTTAGCTGGATAAAAATCACTCAGACCACACCCATATGAAACCAAGTCTGTTTTCAACCATTATATCCTTAaccaaaagattctggaaaGGAAAACCAGAAGGGATAGGTGGGTTACCTTAACATAAAA from Brienomyrus brachyistius isolate T26 chromosome 14, BBRACH_0.4, whole genome shotgun sequence encodes the following:
- the mgat2 gene encoding alpha-1,6-mannosyl-glycoprotein 2-beta-N-acetylglucosaminyltransferase translates to MRFRIYKRKVFILTLVVLACGFAFWSSGKQKKADVFAKEPEAGRGSRPQATPGLRRSYNETQAEKVVRPEVDNMTLVYRGIVFQLNFDQTIRNEEKFKMRQKDDLVVVVQVHNRPEYLKLLVESLRKVKGIENILLIFSHDYWSPEVNQVVASVNFCQVLQIFFPFSIQLYPHEFPGNDPKDCPRDIPKKDALKLGCINAEYPDSFGHYREARFSQTKHHWWWKLHFVWERVKVLKDHSGLVLLIEEDHYLSPDFYHVLKMMESLKSEQCPECDILSLGTYSHTGYSSKINKVEVKVWKSTEHNMGMAMYRETYQKLIQCTDIFCTYDDYNWDWSLQYLTVNCLPTFWKVMISEAPRIFHAGDCGMHHKKACMPSSQKAKIESVLQSSSNQLFPKMLFVNKKQPAGGLSPHVKNGGWGDIRDHELCKSYPRLQ